A genomic window from Streptococcus sanguinis includes:
- the essB gene encoding type VII secretion protein EssB codes for MTEEKFVFAEQEFIYEKNDKNWSLTLKRSDVATQDLRELLLLDLHHPLFLEQETKADHDSVYFTYQIEPLGLSKEEIEKRTISERIRLALNVFALEAALELPVTFLLHPSNLFITKDAQAKIAYRGVPGIMTPQAISREDFLRQAKCFAVTLFADLDFMELYKGSLELETLPDFLVELREADSLEDAVAVLEKSYQEKAAEEAAKQTLVSKRQHKIFKLATIWLTAAVVILTIPLIYLIFIQNPFKEKLLQADTAFIKVDYSKVIDELEGISPKSLPNTQKYILAYSYIQGLEFSDDQRKVILNNVTLKSDDLYLNYWIQVGRNDFEDALDTAKRINDSDLIIYALTQEMKKVREDDSLSGKERETKLESLEGEYKKYWDSRKELLTGDSSSSASGEEGSSGANSSSSSEASSSSSAKE; via the coding sequence GTGACTGAGGAAAAATTTGTATTTGCTGAACAAGAGTTTATCTATGAAAAAAATGACAAGAATTGGAGCCTGACGCTCAAGCGCTCGGATGTGGCAACGCAGGATTTGCGGGAGCTCTTGCTTTTGGACCTGCATCATCCGCTTTTCTTGGAACAGGAGACTAAGGCCGACCATGATAGTGTCTACTTCACCTATCAGATTGAGCCTTTGGGGCTGTCCAAGGAAGAGATTGAAAAGCGCACGATTTCTGAGCGGATTCGTCTGGCTCTCAATGTGTTTGCTCTAGAAGCGGCACTGGAATTGCCGGTTACTTTTTTGCTGCATCCTAGCAATCTCTTTATTACCAAGGATGCGCAGGCTAAGATTGCTTATCGCGGAGTTCCAGGTATTATGACACCTCAGGCTATCTCTCGGGAGGACTTCTTGCGTCAGGCCAAGTGCTTTGCAGTGACGCTCTTTGCAGATCTGGACTTTATGGAGCTTTACAAGGGCTCGTTAGAGCTAGAAACTCTGCCGGATTTCCTAGTGGAGCTGCGTGAGGCTGACAGTCTGGAAGATGCTGTTGCTGTTTTGGAGAAATCCTATCAGGAAAAGGCTGCAGAAGAAGCAGCGAAGCAGACACTGGTCTCCAAGCGCCAGCATAAGATTTTTAAACTGGCGACCATCTGGCTGACAGCAGCTGTTGTGATTTTGACCATTCCTTTGATTTACTTGATTTTCATACAAAATCCTTTCAAGGAAAAGCTGTTACAGGCAGATACTGCCTTTATCAAAGTGGACTACAGCAAGGTCATCGATGAGCTGGAAGGAATCTCTCCTAAGAGCCTGCCGAATACACAGAAATATATACTGGCCTACTCTTATATCCAGGGGCTAGAATTTTCCGATGATCAGCGTAAGGTCATTCTAAATAATGTCACGCTCAAGTCTGATGATCTCTATCTCAATTACTGGATTCAAGTTGGACGTAATGATTTTGAAGATGCTTTGGATACAGCCAAACGGATTAATGACTCAGATCTGATCATCTATGCCTTGACGCAGGAGATGAAAAAGGTGCGTGAAGACGATAGTTTGTCTGGTAAGGAACGGGAGACTAAGCTTGAGTCCTTGGAAGGCGAGTATAAGAAATACTGGGATAGCCGCAAGGAGCTTCTAACTGGTGATTCTAGCTCAAGTGCTTCTGGCGAGGAAGGTTCTTCAGGAGCAAACTCTTCCTCCAGCAGTGAAGCGTCATCTAGCAGTAGCGCGAAGGAGTAA
- a CDS encoding secretion accessory protein EsaB/YukD, translating into MKGHINITLRLRDKDVDIRIPKRIEVRRFIREIDQIFNIEGKRHKYQLRIINKGLILDEGKVLADYPVTTGDLVEIEEI; encoded by the coding sequence ATGAAAGGACATATCAACATCACCCTCCGTTTGCGGGATAAGGACGTGGATATTCGCATTCCTAAGCGGATTGAGGTCCGTCGCTTCATTCGGGAGATTGATCAGATTTTCAATATCGAAGGAAAGCGCCATAAGTATCAGCTGCGGATTATTAACAAGGGGTTGATACTGGATGAGGGCAAGGTTTTGGCTGATTATCCAGTCACAACAGGAGATTTAGTAGAGATTGAGGAGATTTAA
- the essA gene encoding type VII secretion protein EssA → MKRILFLFLLLSSFAVTAVAADELKDNRLQIDNSRIEKEQELNFGAQSEGTKSLFVAENQEKIQEMKQYQNKQLATEAGQLFSAIQGPTDIYHSKELFQPGTEKLSKLQTSLKSDEESSWDDFLPGVVYFVVAMLLVSMTVFVSYRISKGEV, encoded by the coding sequence ATGAAAAGAATTCTGTTTTTATTCCTACTCCTAAGTTCATTTGCGGTGACGGCTGTTGCCGCAGATGAGCTAAAGGATAATCGTCTGCAGATAGATAATTCGCGGATTGAAAAAGAGCAAGAACTGAACTTTGGTGCACAATCGGAAGGCACCAAGTCTCTTTTCGTTGCTGAGAATCAGGAAAAAATTCAGGAAATGAAGCAGTATCAAAATAAACAGTTGGCCACAGAAGCGGGACAACTGTTTTCTGCTATACAGGGGCCGACGGATATTTACCATTCCAAGGAGCTTTTTCAGCCAGGAACGGAAAAATTGTCCAAGCTGCAGACGAGTTTGAAGAGCGATGAGGAGAGCAGCTGGGATGATTTTCTGCCAGGAGTGGTTTACTTTGTAGTAGCCATGCTCTTGGTCAGTATGACTGTCTTTGTCAGCTATCGTATCAGTAAGGGAGAAGTATAA
- the esaA gene encoding type VII secretion protein EsaA, with amino-acid sequence MGNKKLLKYIGNVVLVIALLAAVVTLNVAVQKNTSSAKDSKIKTDQKTKLNVAVVNEDRAVKVDKKEYNLGASYVKNLERDDSQNWYIVTRGAADTGLENGKYQLVVTIPSDFSEKVLDVNAISADRAIVTYKVNAAGNQQIENEANNLAKDIIADLNSQLVDMYMASILSNLYTAQQNVQASSEVQITNIGNYRTNLLDSAIGSKNIFPTLVSMSASSVEANNSLKTTLESYAKAFDDLDTSQATYGKNFDSLLKQRADDQINYAAFMKQLMEMDEKVVHNDTQKLYAKLEETQNDFTKQLGPTDEVKDVDADNVSKQLADLESALEAERGQLDVHKQQIQGFVDSKLRTYYGVEEGKPITLSAVFGDALTSYEASLRTQIAETVKTLPASPITEVKYGLSVPAIDYSTISQFGTPQGNGAADLANLAAIADQAASSASGQVNAQTGSKATVSVQPPAGVTVQTITYNSEPVTNGQEITLAENAKFTVQFSVDNAAAASSVDSSIDISLNGITATSVPVNVQAAQKAAADYGAKVQEIASNYQRAESLIQAYNSFVELKNKDMSESLSTLLINAINSNLDSYQNSLSKSNDGKSQGVKETLDETINNLKNKIEDVKGTNSELATEIDKQLNLYKDVREKLKGISTSRETSTNALNKTDADLSSLNSEFSSLLSSTSGVKSSSQTNVQAADSVNQIFSSFNRELENAQGTTEKLSANAESLMGQFNKELEDNGNFVESFVKVLNNAYENGVPNEVLLDFLSNPVAQSSSSIKATVNVYRPFTWILLLGIVSLFTAYLFATQNIVRKVKDRFKLNKLQDTDITTVGILGFLSLTIGLVIGIVSSMQLHIGKEYVPSWVLLIVVASFVLIQGQYLILKHLRVMGMALAFFMIISFVYLSNAIGTTATLTGFPAFIKSLNPLSVLEGMLSGYFDGKTTGFFAIFGLVVLLALLIAANIFIKTRTLKTEEV; translated from the coding sequence ATGGGAAATAAAAAATTACTTAAGTATATAGGAAACGTTGTTTTAGTTATCGCCTTGCTGGCTGCAGTAGTGACGCTGAATGTCGCAGTGCAAAAGAATACAAGTAGTGCTAAAGACAGCAAGATTAAGACGGATCAAAAGACTAAACTGAATGTTGCAGTCGTAAATGAAGATCGGGCTGTTAAGGTTGACAAGAAAGAGTACAATCTTGGTGCTAGCTATGTCAAGAATCTGGAACGAGATGACTCTCAGAACTGGTATATTGTGACGCGTGGAGCTGCGGATACTGGTCTCGAAAATGGGAAATACCAGCTGGTTGTGACCATTCCAAGTGACTTTTCAGAGAAAGTGCTAGATGTCAATGCTATCAGCGCAGATCGGGCAATCGTCACTTATAAGGTCAATGCTGCTGGAAATCAGCAGATTGAAAATGAAGCTAATAATCTAGCTAAGGATATTATCGCGGATTTGAATAGTCAGTTGGTTGATATGTATATGGCTAGCATCCTGAGCAATCTTTATACAGCCCAGCAAAATGTGCAGGCTAGTTCAGAGGTGCAAATTACCAATATTGGCAATTATCGTACCAACTTGTTGGACTCAGCTATCGGGTCTAAGAATATCTTCCCAACGTTGGTTAGTATGTCTGCCTCATCTGTCGAAGCCAATAATTCTCTGAAGACGACTCTGGAAAGCTATGCTAAGGCTTTCGATGACTTGGATACCTCTCAGGCGACTTATGGAAAGAATTTTGATAGTCTTCTCAAACAGCGTGCGGATGATCAAATCAACTATGCTGCTTTTATGAAGCAACTGATGGAAATGGATGAAAAAGTTGTCCATAATGATACTCAAAAACTCTACGCTAAGTTAGAAGAAACACAAAACGATTTCACTAAACAGCTTGGCCCAACCGATGAAGTAAAAGATGTTGATGCTGATAATGTCAGTAAGCAATTAGCGGATTTGGAATCTGCCTTGGAAGCAGAACGTGGTCAATTAGATGTCCATAAACAGCAGATTCAGGGCTTTGTTGATAGTAAATTAAGGACCTACTATGGTGTTGAAGAAGGCAAGCCTATTACTCTTAGCGCAGTTTTTGGAGATGCTTTAACAAGCTATGAAGCATCCTTAAGAACCCAAATAGCTGAAACAGTAAAAACTTTGCCAGCTTCTCCAATAACAGAGGTCAAATACGGATTGTCAGTCCCTGCAATTGACTATTCTACTATTTCGCAATTTGGAACGCCGCAAGGAAATGGAGCTGCTGATTTAGCAAATCTTGCGGCGATTGCAGATCAAGCGGCTAGTTCTGCCAGCGGTCAGGTCAATGCTCAGACTGGTAGCAAGGCTACAGTATCAGTTCAACCGCCAGCAGGTGTAACGGTTCAAACTATTACTTACAATAGTGAACCTGTAACAAATGGTCAGGAAATTACTTTAGCTGAAAATGCTAAGTTTACTGTTCAATTCAGTGTGGATAATGCTGCGGCAGCTAGCTCAGTTGATAGTTCCATTGACATTTCTCTGAATGGCATTACAGCTACGAGCGTACCCGTGAATGTACAGGCTGCGCAGAAAGCAGCTGCAGACTACGGAGCAAAGGTTCAAGAGATTGCGTCTAATTACCAACGAGCTGAGTCTTTAATCCAGGCTTATAATTCTTTTGTTGAGTTAAAAAATAAAGATATGTCTGAATCCCTATCTACCCTTTTGATAAATGCTATTAATTCGAATCTAGATAGCTATCAAAATAGCTTGTCTAAAAGTAACGATGGTAAGAGTCAAGGGGTTAAAGAAACCTTGGATGAAACGATTAATAACTTGAAAAACAAGATAGAAGACGTCAAAGGGACCAATTCAGAACTCGCAACTGAGATTGATAAACAGCTCAATCTTTACAAAGATGTACGAGAGAAATTGAAAGGCATCTCAACTTCTCGGGAAACTTCTACTAATGCACTGAATAAGACCGACGCTGATCTGTCATCTCTGAATTCAGAATTCTCATCCTTGCTGTCTTCGACTTCTGGCGTTAAGTCGTCATCTCAGACTAACGTACAAGCTGCAGATAGTGTCAACCAAATCTTTAGCAGTTTCAATCGTGAGCTGGAAAACGCGCAGGGGACAACCGAAAAACTGTCTGCAAATGCTGAAAGCTTGATGGGGCAATTCAATAAGGAATTGGAAGATAATGGCAACTTTGTGGAGTCTTTTGTCAAGGTTCTTAATAATGCCTATGAGAATGGTGTTCCTAATGAAGTATTGCTGGACTTCTTATCGAATCCAGTTGCTCAGTCTTCTTCATCAATCAAAGCGACTGTCAATGTATACCGTCCATTTACTTGGATCCTCTTGTTGGGGATTGTCAGTCTCTTTACGGCCTATCTCTTTGCAACGCAAAATATTGTGCGCAAGGTTAAAGACCGCTTTAAACTTAATAAACTACAAGATACAGATATTACGACTGTGGGCATTCTAGGCTTCCTGTCTCTGACGATTGGGCTAGTTATTGGGATTGTCTCCAGTATGCAGCTTCACATCGGCAAGGAATATGTACCGTCTTGGGTCTTGTTGATTGTGGTTGCTAGCTTTGTCTTGATTCAGGGGCAGTATTTGATTCTCAAGCACTTGCGCGTGATGGGTATGGCCTTAGCCTTCTTCATGATTATTAGCTTTGTCTACCTGTCTAATGCTATTGGTACAACGGCTACCTTAACTGGCTTCCCAGCCTTTATCAAGAGTTTGAACCCCTTGTCTGTGCTAGAAGGCATGCTGTCAGGTTACTTTGACGGCAAGACCACTGGCTTCTTTGCCATCTTTGGTCTGGTTGTCTTGCTGGCTCTGCTGATTGCAGCTAATATCTTTATCAAGACTAGAACATTAAAAACTGAGGAAGTTTAG
- a CDS encoding WXG100 family type VII secretion target yields MAQIKLTPEELRTSANRYTEGSENVTQVLSTLTNEQAIIADNWDGSAFDSFEAQFNELSPKIKEFAQLLQDINAQLIKVADIVEQTDQDIAAQIH; encoded by the coding sequence ATGGCACAAATTAAATTGACTCCAGAAGAACTTCGTACATCTGCAAACAGATACACTGAAGGTTCTGAAAATGTAACTCAAGTTTTGTCTACATTGACTAATGAACAAGCAATTATTGCTGATAACTGGGATGGTTCTGCATTTGATAGCTTTGAAGCACAATTCAACGAATTGTCTCCAAAAATCAAAGAATTTGCACAATTGCTCCAAGATATCAATGCTCAGTTGATTAAAGTTGCTGACATCGTTGAGCAAACTGACCAAGATATCGCTGCACAAATTCACTAA